The following coding sequences lie in one Glycine max cultivar Williams 82 chromosome 19, Glycine_max_v4.0, whole genome shotgun sequence genomic window:
- the LOC100784900 gene encoding glutamate synthase [NADH], amyloplastic isoform X4, producing the protein MSFPLLPYAKVAESLGHTVLGWRSVPIDNTGLGKSALQTEPVIEQVFLTPSAQSKIDLERQMYILRKLCMAAITSALNLQNDGIADFYICSLSSRTVVYKGQLTPAQLRDYYFADLGNERFTSYMALIHSRFSTNTFPSWDRAQPMRVLGHNGEINTLRGNVNWMKAREGLLKCKELGLSENELKKLLPIVDANSSDSGAFDGVLEFLLHSGKSLPEAVMMMIPEAWQNDKNMDSQRKAFYEYFSALMEPWDGPALISFTDGHYLGATLDRNGLRPGRFYVTHSGRVIMASEVGVVDIPPEDVCRKGRLNPGMMLLVDFVKHTVVNDDALKEQYSLARPYEDWLKRQKIELKDIVNSVHESERVPPPIAGVAPLSNDDADMENMGIHGLLVPLKAFGYTVESLEMLLLPMAKDGVEALGSMGNDTPLAVMSKREKLTFEYFKQMFAQVTNPPIDPIREKIVTSMQCMVGPEGDLTEITEEQCHRLSLKGPLLSTEEMEAIKKMNYRGWRSKVIDITYSKECGKRGLDEALDRMCAEAHDAINEGYTTLVLSDRAFSKKRISVSSLLAVGAVHQHLVKTLERTRVALIVESAEPRKVHHFCTLVGFGADAICPYLAIDAIWRLQVDGKIPPKASGEFHSKDELVKKYFKASNYGMMKVLAKMGISTLASYKGAQIFEALGLSSEVIEKCFAGTPSRVEGATFEMLACDAFQLHELAFPSWVFSPGSAEALALPNPGDYHWRKGGEVHLNDPLAMAKLQEAARTNSVDAYKQYSKLIHELNKACNLRGLLKFKETAVKIPIDEVEPASEIVKRFCTGAMSYGSISLEAHTALAMAMNKIGGKSNTGEGGEQPSRMEPLPDGSMNPKRSAIKQVASGRFGVSSYYLTNADELQIKMAQGAKPGEGGELPGHKVIGDIAVTRNSTSGVGLISPPPHHDIYSIEDLAQLIHDLKNANPAARISVKLVSEAGVGIIASGVVKGHADHVLISGHDGGTGASRWTGIKNAGLPWELGLAETHQTLVANDLRGRTVLQTDGQLKTGRDVAIATLLGAEEFGFSTAPLITLGCIMMRKCHKNTCPVGIATQDPVLREKFAGEPEHVINFFFMVAEEMREIMSQLGFRRVNEMVGRSDMLEVDKEVVKSNEKLENIDLSLLLRPAAELRPEASQYCVQKQDHGLDMALDNKLISLSSAALEKGLPVYIETPIYNVNRAVGTMLSHEVTKLYHLAGLPNDTIHIRFTGSAGQSFGAFLCPGITLELEGDSNDYVGKGLSGGKIVVYPPKESNFDPKENIVIGNVALYGATRGEAYFNGMAAERFCVRNSGAKAVVEGVGDHGCEYMTGGTVVVLGKTGRNFAAGMSGGIAYVLDVDGKFQSRCNLELVDLDKVEEEEDILTLRMLIQQHQRHTNSRLAKEVLDDFENLLPKFIKVFPREYKRVLASMKSEETSKDAVVHAAKHEQDDEAQAVEKDAFEELKKLATASLNEKPSQAESPKRPSQVTGAIKHRGFVSYEREGVQYRDPNVRMTDWKEVMEETKPGPLLKTQSARCMDCGTPFCHQENSGCPLGNKIPEFNELVYQNRWHEALERLLETNNFPEFTGRVCPAPCEGSCVLGIIENPVSIKSIECAIIDKAFEEGWMVPRPPVQRTGKRVAIVGSGPSGLAAADQLNKMGHTVTVYERADRIGGLMMYGVPNMKTDKVDIVQRRVNLMAEEGIDFVVSANVGHDPLYSLDRLREENDAIVLAVGATKPRDLPVPGRELSGVHFAMEFLHANTKSLLDSNLEDGNYISAKGKKVVVIGGGDTGTDCIGTSIRHGCSSVVNLELLPQPPPTRAPGNPWPQWPRIFRVDYGHQEAAAKFGKDPRSYEVLTKRFIGDENGVLKGLEVIRVCWEKDATDKFQFKEIEGSEEIIEADLVLLAMGFLGPESTIAEKLGVDRDNMSNFKAGYGHFSTNVKGVFAAGDCRRGQSLVVWAISEGRQAAAQVDNYLVKEDKDHRNQDGLVKRQQGLYKKQHGSSKHTVMTYRWLL; encoded by the exons AAATCAACACACTCAGAGGCAATGTTAACTg GATGAAGGCACGTGAGGGTCTACTGAAATGCAAGGAGCTTGGTTTATCAGAGAATGAATTAAAGAAGCTTTTGCCGATTGTGGATGCAAATTCATCAGATTCAG GAGCTTTTGATGGTGTGCTTGAGTTTTTGCTTCATTCGGGAAAAAGTCTTCCTGAAGCTGTTATGATGATGATTCCTGAAGCGTGGCAAAATGACAAGAACATGGATTCTCAGCGTAAAGCATTTTATGAATACTTCTCAGCTCTCATGGAGCCATGGGATGGGCCAGCTCTTATATCAT TTACTGATGGTCACTATCTTGGAGCTACATTGGATAGGAATGGACTGCGACCGGGGCGTTTCTATGTCACCCATAGTGGACGGGTTATTATGGCAAGTGAAGTTGGGGTTGTAGACATTCCACCAGAAGATGTGTGTAGGAAAGGAAGACTTAACCCTGGCATGATGCTGTTGGTTGATTTTGTGAAGCATACAGTTGTAAATGATGATGCCTTGAAAGAGCAATACTCTTTGGCAAGACCCTACGAGGATTGGCTCAAAAGGCAGAAAATTGAACTCAAAGACATCGTTAACTCTGTTCATGAATCTGAAAGAGTGCCGCCACCCATAGCAGGAGTGGCTCCA CTATCCAATGATGATGCAGATATGGAAAATATGGGAATTCATGGTTTATTAGTTCCACTGAAAGCTTTTGG ATATACAGTTGAATCATTGGAAATGCTATTACTTCCTATGGCCAAGGATGGTGTAGAAGCCCTTGGGTCAATGGGAAATGATACTCCATTGGCTGTCATGtctaaaagagaaaaactcaCTTTTGAGTATTTCAAGCAaatgtttgctcaagtgacaaACCCTCCTATTGATCCTATTAGAGAGAAAATAGTCACTTCTATGCAATGTATGGTTGGTCCAGAAGGTGATCTTACAGAAATCACTGAGGAGCAATGTCACCGCCTTTCACTAAAAGGTCCCCTTTTATCCACTGAAGAAATGGAagccattaaaaaaatgaattataggGGATGGCGCAGCAAAGTTATAGACATAACTTATTCAAAGGAATGTGGTAAGAGAGGGTTGGACGAAGCCTTGGACAGGATGTGTGCAGAGGCACATGATGCAATTAATGAAGGCTACACCACTCTTGTGCTGTCTGATAGAG CCTTCTCAAAGAAACGCATCTCTGTGAGCTCCCTCCTGGCTGTTGGTGCTGTTCATCAGCATCTAGTTAAAACTCTTGAGCGCACTAGGGTTGCCTTGATAGTTGAATCTGCTGAGCCACGCAAAGTGCATCATTTCTGCACCCTTGTTGGTTTTGGTGCTGATGCTATATGCCCATATTTGGCAATAGATGCAATTTGGCGCCTGCAGGTTGATGGAAAGATACCACCAAAAGCAAGTGGTGAATTCCACTCAAAAGATGAGTTGGTCAAGAAGTATTTCAAAGCAAGCAACTATGGAATGATGAAGGTTCTTGCCAAGATGGGAATATCAACTTTGGCATCATACAAAGGTGCTCAGATTTTTGAAGCTTTGGGTCTTTCATCAGAAGTGATTGAAAAGTGCTTTGCTGGGACTCCAAGTCGAGTTGAGGGTGCAACGTTCGAGATGCTTGCTTGTGATGCTTTTCAACTGCATGAGTTGGCTTTTCCTTCTTGGGTTTTCTCTCCTGGAAGTGCAGAAGCTTTAGCTTTGCCAAATCCTGGGGATTATCACTGGAGAAAAGGTGGTGAAGTTCACCTGAATGATCCCCTTGCTATGGCAAAGCTTCAAGAGGCTGCCAGAACTAACAGTGTAGATGCATATAAACAGTATTCCAAGCTCATTCATGAATTGAACAAGGCTTGCAATTTGCGCGGGCTTCTGAAATTTAAAGAGACAGCAGTTAAGATTCCTATTGATGAAGTGGAGCCTGCTAGTGAAATAGTAAAACGGTTTTGCACTGGGGCCATGAGTTATGGGTCAATATCATTGGAGGCACACACAGCATTAGCAATGGCTATGAATAAAATAGGAGGGAAATCCAACACAG GTGAGGGAGGGGAGCAACCATCTCGTATGGAGCCTCTTCCTGATGGCTCAATGAATCCCAAAAGGAGTGCCATTAAGCAAGTGGCTAGTGGGAGATTTGGAGTTTCAAGTTACTACCTTACAAATGCTGATGAACTGCAGATAAAAATGGCCCAG GGAGCAAAACCAGGTGAGGGAGGTGAACTTCCTGGTCACAAAGTTATAGGAGACATTGCTGTCACTAGGAATTCAACTTCCGGTGTAGGACTTATCAGTCCACCTCCCCATCATGATATTTATTCAATTGAAGATCTTGCCCAACTAATTCATGATCTGAAG aATGCCAACCCGGCTGCTCGGATTAGTGTGAAGTTGGTATCGGAAGCTGGAGTGGGGATAATTGCTAGTGGAGTTGTTAAAGGCCATGCTGACCATGTATTGATTTCAGGTCATGATGGAGGTACTGGGGCTTCCAGATGGACTGGCATAAAGAATGCCGGGCTGCCTTGGGAACTTGGCCTGGCTGAGACCCACCAAACTTTGGTTGCTAATGATCTACGTGGTCGCACAGTCCTCCAAACTGATGGGCAACTGAAAACCGGGAGAGATGTGGCCATAGCCACTCTTCTTGGTGCAGAAGAGTTTGGTTTCAGTACTGCTCCACTCATCACTCTTGGCTGCATCATGATGCGGAAGTGCCACAAGAACACTTGTCCGGTTGGCATTGCTACACAAGATCCAGTACTTAGAGAGAAGTTTGCTGGAGAACCTGAGCATGTTATCAACTTCTTTTTTATGGTGGCAGAGGAAATGAGAGAAATTATGTCCCAGCTTGGGTTTAGAAGAGTTAATGAGATGGTTGGCCGTTCCGATATGCTTGAAGTTGATAAGGAAGTTGTCAAGAGCAACGAGAAACTAGAGAACATTGACCTCTCTCTATTGCTTAGACCTGCAGCTGAACTGCGGCCAGAAGCTTCTCAATACTGTGTGCAAAAACAGGATCATGGTTTGGATATGGCCTTGGATAATAAGCTCATAAGTCTGTCTAGTGCTGCTTTGGAAAAAGGTCTTCCAGTATACATTGAAACTCCAATATATAATGTAAACCGTGCTGTGGGAACTATGCTTAGCCATGAGGTGACTAAACTGTACCACCTAGCTGGTCTTCCAAATGACACCATCCATATTAGATTTACTGGCAGTGCAGGCCAGAGCTTTGGTGCATTCCTCTGTCCTGGTATCACTTTGGAACTTGAAGGTGATAGCAATGACTATGTTGGTAAAGGATTATCTGGTGGCAAGATTGTAGTGTATCCTCCAAAAGAAAGTAACTTTGACCCTAAGGAGAACATTGTCATTGGTAATGTTGCACTGTATGGGGCAACACGTGGGGAAGCTTATTTCAATGGGATGGCAGCAGAAAGATTTTGTGTGCGTAATTCTGGAGCTAAGGCTGTAGTAGAAGGTGTTGGTGATCATGGGTGTGAGTACATGACTGGTGGGACTGTTGTTGTGCTTGGTAAAACTGGTAGAAATTTTGCTGCAGGTATGAGTGGTGGGATTGCTTATGTTCTTGATGTGGATGGAAAATTCCAATCTCGATGCAACTTGGAACTTGTAGATCTAGATAAggttgaagaggaagaggacattCTTACACTTAGAATGTTGATTCAGCAGCATCAACGTCACACAAATAGTCGGCTCGCCAAAGAAGTGCTTGATGATTTTGAGAATCTTCTTCCTAAATTTATCAAGGTGTTCCCTAGGGAGTATAAACGTGTTCTTGCAAGTATGAAGTCTGAGGAAACCTCCAAAGATGCAGTGGTGCATGCTGCTAAACATGAGCAAGATGATGAAGCACAAGCAGTGGAGAAGGATGCTTTTGAAGAGCTTAAGAAACTGGCAACTGCATCATTGAATGAGAAACCGAGTCAg GCTGAATCACCGAAGAGGCCAAGTcaagtcactggtgccattaaACATagaggttttgtttcttatgAGCGAGAGGGTGTTCAGTATAGGGATCCTAATGTTCGCATGACTGATTGGAAGGAAGTGATGGAGGAGACAAAGCCTGGTCCCcttttgaaaacacagtcaGCGCGTTGTATGGACTGTGGTACTCCTTTCTGTCATCAG gAAAACTCTGGATGTCCTCTTGGAAATAAAATACCAGAATTTAATGAGTTAGTATACCAAAATAGGTGGCATGAAGCATTAGAGAGGCTTCTTGAAACAAATAACTTTCCAGAGTTTACTGGTCGGGTGTGCCCAGCACCTTGTGAAGGTTCTTGTGTCCTTGGTATTATTGAGAATCCCGTATCCATTAAAAGCATTGAATGTGCCATCATAGACAAGGCTTTTGAGGAGGGTTGGATGGTGCCACGACCTCCTGTCCAGAGAACTGG GAAAAGAGTAGCCATCGTTGGCAGTGGACCATCTGGCTTGGCAGCTGCTGATCAGCTAAATAAAATGGGTCATACAGTAACCGTGTATGAAAGAGCTGATAGGATAGGAGGGCTTATGATGTATGGGGTTCCCAACATGAAAACCGACAAAGTGGATATAGTTCAACGGCGAGTAAATCTTATGGCTGAGGAGGGAATAGATTTTGTGGTGAGTGCTAATGTTGGACATGATCCTTTGTACTCTCTTGATCGGCTTCGAGAGGAAAACGATGCCATTGTCTTGGCTGTAGGAGCTACAAAACCTAG GGATCTTCCTGTACCTGGTCGGGAGCTTTCAGGAGTTCATTTTGCAATGGAGTTTCTCCATGCAAACACTAAAAGCTTGCTTGATAGCAATCTCGAGGATGGTAACTACATTTCTGCCAAGGGCAAGAAAGTTGTGGTCATTGGTGGGGGTGACACTGGCACAGATTGCATAGGAACGTCCATTCGTCATGGTTGTAGTAGCGTTGTAAATCTTGAACTCCTTCCTCAGCCACCACCAACTAGGGCTCCTGGCAACCCATGGCCTCAG TGGCCTCGCATATTCCGTGTAGATTACGGTCACCAAGAGGCTGCAGCCAAATTTGGCAAAGATCCTAGATCGTATGAGGTATTAACTAAGAGGTTTATCGGAGATGAAAATGGAGTTTTGAAAGGACTTGAAGTGATTCGTGTTTGCTGGGAGAAGGATGCAACCGACAAGTTTCAGTTTAAGGAGATTGAAGGGTCAGAGGAGATTATTGAGGCTGACCTAGTTTTACTAGCCATGGGATTCCTTGGTCCCGAGTCT ACAATTGCCGAGAAGTTGGGTGTGGACCGAGACAACATGTCAAACTTCAAGGCTGGTTATGGCCACTTCTCAACAAATGTCAAAGGGGTGTTTGCAGCCGGTGATTGTCGCCGTGGTCAGTCCCTGGTGGTGTGGGCGATTTCAGAGGGACGACAAGCAGCAGCACAGGTCGACAACTACCTCGTCAAAGAAGACAAAGACCACCGGAATCAGGATGGCCTTGTCAAGAGACAGCAGGGCCTCTACAAGAAGCAGCATGGAAGCAGCAAACACACGGTGATGACTTATAGGTGGCTCCTCTGA